CTAAATGGCGGATTTTCTTCTTTTGCAAATCTTTAAAAGTTGTTTTAAAAGATTCATCAATTAAATCAGGTATAATCCAATTTGAATCTTATAAAATTGTCCTATAAACTGGCTTTTGCATGCCTGCTAAAGTACATATAAGAAAAATATCAGTTCTTGTTCTTCTCTCAATTAGGAGAAGACAATCCACCATCAAATAACACTCATCCAAACCAATCCTAAGCAACATTTCACGAGGATAAACAGGTTCACCAAGCTTATCACGAAAAACTCCTTGTTAGCTTCAGAACAATCAATTTAATCAACCACATTTTTAATACAAATAACACGGATGACCTTCAGGAATCAAATTACTCAAGTCCATAGACACCAACATAATCTGATTAACAGTATCATCTTTTAAAACCATAAATAAAACAACCATAAATATTAATATTTATAATAAAAGATTTTACTTCATAGTATATAAAATTAAAGGAAAAATAAGCGAAAAAAATTTTAAAAATTAATGAGAGTCATGTCCCATCCTGTTTTCATTTTTTATGTTCAATAATTTAGTTTTAGCATGAATCGGCTTAAAAGACCTAATTCTATTTTCATTGTTCTTTTTTATGTGTTTTGGGAATATTTTTTGGAATATTTTTTCGATTTTATTGATTGTGGATGGAATATTCGTGTTTTAAAGGTGGTTCGTTAATTTTTTAAAGTAGGGTATGATGAATTTCCATAGGATTTTTGTTTGTGAAGTTGTTTTGAGGGTATTTTTTATCAATCAAGATATTACGTAGTTTTTTTTAGCATCATTGAGTGTTTTCACATCCAATTATTTTATAAATGTCTAGTTTTAAATCTGTTAATATTTCTTTTTCTTCGTCTGTTAGTTGGTCTTTTTGTCGAAATAGTCTTTAAATCTTTTGTTTATGTTTTGTTTTACGTTAAATTTGCAGAAATGATGTTTTACTTTTAGTTTACCTATGGCTTCCCGATATTCGTATTTTAAGTCTGTTCCTATTGATATTTTCTTTTGATTTCTTAGTGATTCGTTTAAGAATTGATAAATGGTCTTAAAATCCTCTGATTCGACTAATTTGACTGAAACCAAAGTATTCAATTTAACGTCGAATAATGCTAAAACATAATTCCAAATTCCATTAATTTTAACCCAAAGACTGTCAAATAAGCAATAACTAGAATAAGTCCAATTCTGATAGTTAAATTGATAATTAGATGCTAATAATATGTTTTCTATGCTTTGATATGAAATTTCGATGTTGTGTTGTTTTTTTAAGTCAAATCGTATTTTATGGAGTCCTGCTCCATAAATTTAATATAAATTTCCAATACAATCAATAACAGGTAATGTAATATTTGAATTAGAATAAACAAGTGATGATAAATCAGTATAAAATACTTTAATGCATTTTTTTACATTTATATTTTTGAATAGTGCAAATTTGTTCTCCAATTCTTAAAAAAAAATTAGTTTTCTTTAGTAAATTCCATTTTTAACAGTATTTTTTGACTTACAACATGGACAAATACTAATTCTATTTTCAAAATAGATTTTACCTCTTTTTTCAAGTCTAATAAGATTATCAACAATATTTTCACAACCAAATCGGGAAAAATCATCAAATTAGCGGAATTCAGAAAAAACTCTGGAATAAAATCGAAAAGCTTATATTCTTTTAACTCCATACATTCATATGGAGCTTTAATATTGTCTTTAAACATATTAATATTTAAGTTCCACCTTATATATTAATTTTACTACTTTTAAATTAAAAATAAAGAAAAAATAGAACAAAAAAAATTCGTGACCCAAAAACTAGTGAAAATCAAAATCACACAAGTTTTTGAAAGAGCCAAATATAAAAATTAAGAGTTTAAACTACTCTTATATTAAATAATGTTTTTTTACAAGATGAATAATCTGTTTAGCTTCATTTGTTTGGGCTTTTGGAACTTTAAATGATATTGGCATACTTACTGATCCACCTTCGGCAAGGATAGTTGGATTGTTATCAACACCTATTTTGATATCTACATCAAAATCAAGGGTTCCTGCACTTTCAAATGAAATGGTTTTAATAGTTTTTTTAGGGAAGAATTTAACTTCAACTTTTTTACCACTTAATCCTTGCACATCAATTACATAAATTCCAAGATTTGTTAAAACAATCGAATCTCTTAAAAATGTGAAAGTTTGTATGATTTCTTCATTTTCAAACAAGTATTCATTTACTATACTTACGTCACCACCTACTTCGGCATGACCTACGACTTTATCGAATAATCCCATAATTTCACCTATACCTCTTTTTTTAACATTTAATGTATATAAATTTTGTTAATGTTTTTATGATGTTGAGTCATAATTAAATAGTATTATTAAATAAACAATTAAATGATAAAATGATTCTTAAGGTAAAAAATATTTCTAATATTGGAGGGATTGTAAAAGCACCACCTTCTAAAAGTTATTCTCATAGGGCTATTATTTTAGCTAGTTTGGCTAGGGGTACTTCAAGATTATATGATGTGCTTTTGTCTGAAGATACTTTTGCTTCTATTAATGTTTGTAAAGCTTTAGGAGCTAAAATTACACAATATGAGGATTATTTAGAAGTCCTTGGAACTTCAGCTAAGTTACATAATTCAAAAACAAAAGTAATTGATTTAGCTAATTCAGGAACTACTTTAAGATTAATGACAAGTATAGCTAGTCTTTGTGATAATGAAGTTATTTTAACTGGGGATGACTCTTTAAAAACTCGTCCAATGGATCTTTTAATGGATGCGTTAATACCTTTAGGAATCACTACAGAATCTTTAAATAATAATGGTAAAGCCCCAATTTTGATTAAACCAGGTTATGTTGGTGGTGATACTAATATTTTGGGAAATGTAAGTTCACAATTCATATCTTCAATTATAATGTCTGCTCCTCTTTCAGATAAAGGGGTAACATTATTTGTTCTTCCAGAATTTAAATCAAAACCTTATGTTAATGTG
Above is a genomic segment from Methanobrevibacter oralis containing:
- a CDS encoding PH domain-containing protein is translated as MGLFDKVVGHAEVGGDVSIVNEYLFENEEIIQTFTFLRDSIVLTNLGIYVIDVQGLSGKKVEVKFFPKKTIKTISFESAGTLDFDVDIKIGVDNNPTILAEGGSVSMPISFKVPKAQTNEAKQIIHLVKKHYLI
- a CDS encoding DDE-type integrase/transposase/recombinase yields the protein MYGAGLHKIRFDLKKQHNIEISYQSIENILLASNYQFNYQNWTYSSYCLFDSLWVKINGIWNYVLALFDVKLNTLVSVKLVESEDFKTIYQFLNESLRNQKKISIGTDLKYEYREAIGKLKVKHHFCKFNVKQNINKRFKDYFDKKTN